GCCGGCACCCGGCTCTCGATCGAATCGATTTCCGGCAACGTGAAGATCGCCGACATCAAGGGGGACGTCAGCGCCAACACGGTGAGCGGCGACGTCCGCATCTCGGGCGCGGCGCGGATCAGCGCCGCGAAGTCCATCTCCGGCACGGTGGAAATCACCGACGCGCAGACCGACGGCGCGCTCGAGTCCGGCAGCGTGAGCGGCGACGTCATCCTGCGGCGCGTCACCGCCCGCCGGGTCGAAGCCTCGACCGTGAGCGGCAGCATCAAGCTCGAAGAGCTGCAGTGCGATCGCGTCGACGCGAGCTCGACCAGCGGCAGCGTGGTGTTCGCCGGCGCGCTCGCCCGCGGCGGACGCTACGAGCTCAATTCGTTCTCCGGCGAAATCCGCCTCATGCTCAGCGGCAACACCGGCTTCGAGATCGACGCGAACTCCTTCTCCGGCAACATCGTCCACACCGATCTGCAGATCACCATTCGCGGCGGCGGCGAGGGCAACCGGCGGCGGCGCGAGTTGAGCGGCACCTTCGGCGACGGCAGCGCCATGCTGGATCTCACGACGTTCAGCGGATCGATCGTGCTCTCCAGGCGGTAGCTCCAGGGCGACGTCCGGCGGCCCCGCTCGTCCAGCCTTCCGGCTCGCAACCGTTCAGCTTGGTGGCACTCCCCTTGCTACATTCACGCTCGGTTCTGTCTGTCCCGATATAATCCGATACAGACAGAAGCTTGGAGGCAGAGATGAAGCAGTTCGTGATTGCAGGCACCCTCGTC
This region of Vicinamibacterales bacterium genomic DNA includes:
- a CDS encoding DUF4097 family beta strand repeat-containing protein, whose translation is MRRAASYSGFVMVALLAAPPGAGAQVYPERIVAREKVRAIAAAYQRRDASNREEQVERTTRTLKLGANGVLGLGNIAGDITVTRGGGSDATVEIVKTARGRDQGDAREQLQLVQVEVTERAGRTDVRTRYPSDAGRNNRRNFSVSVAYNVTAPAGTRLSIESISGNVKIADIKGDVSANTVSGDVRISGAARISAAKSISGTVEITDAQTDGALESGSVSGDVILRRVTARRVEASTVSGSIKLEELQCDRVDASSTSGSVVFAGALARGGRYELNSFSGEIRLMLSGNTGFEIDANSFSGNIVHTDLQITIRGGGEGNRRRRELSGTFGDGSAMLDLTTFSGSIVLSRR